The following are encoded together in the Phocoena sinus isolate mPhoSin1 chromosome 11, mPhoSin1.pri, whole genome shotgun sequence genome:
- the FAM3D gene encoding protein FAM3D: MRVSGLLHLLVLIFGLVTTWVFVRRYINFNMKTILLGSVYKENPSHSVKTKCGLSKSCPDNFFAFKITSGAANVVGPSVCFEGQMIMSPVKNNVGRGLNIALVNGTTGKVMTQKYFDMYSGDANLLVKFLKEIPEGTLVLVASYDDPGTKMNDEIRKLFSNLGSTYAKQLGFRDSWVFLGAKDLNSKSPFEEFLKNNPDVNKYDGWPELLELEGCVPQKVY; this comes from the exons GTCTGCTTCACCTCCTGGTCCTCATTTTTGGCCTGGTCACCACATGGGTCTTCGTCCGCAGATATATCAACTTCAACATGAAAACCATCCTCCTGG GTTCAGTCTACAAGGAGAACC CTTCACACTCGGTGAAGACCAAGTGTGGCCTCAGCAAATCCTGCCCAGACAACTTCTTTGCGTTTAAAATCACCAGCGGGGCCGCCAACGTCGTGGGCCCCTCCGTGTGCTTTGAAGGCCAAAT gaTCATGAGTCCTGTGAAAAACAACGTGGGCAGAGGCCTGAACATCGCCCTGGTGAACG GAACCACGGGAAAGGTGATGACACAGAAATATTTCGACATGTACTCTGGAG ATGCTAACCTCCTGGTGAAATTCCTTAAAGAAATTCCAGAGGGCACGCTGGTGCTGGTGGCCTCCTACGATGACCCGGGGACCAA GATGAATGATGAAATCAGGAAGCTCTTCTCCAACTTGGGCAGCACCTATGCAAAGCAGCTGGGCTTCCGGGACAGCTGGGTCTTCTTGGGGGCCAAAGACCTCAACAGTAAAAGCCCCTTTGAGGAG TTCTTAAAGAACAACCCAGACGTGAATAAATACGACGGCTGGCCGGAGCTGCTGGAGCTGGAGGGCTGTGTGCCCCAGAAGGTATATTAG